The following proteins come from a genomic window of Gossypium raimondii isolate GPD5lz chromosome 5, ASM2569854v1, whole genome shotgun sequence:
- the LOC105771210 gene encoding 9-cis-epoxycarotenoid dioxygenase NCED2, chloroplastic, translated as MASSSCNCAKPQISHPLSSASSSTVHLGHSPTSISWNSRQPNRTHNISIIHSALHSPSVLHFPKQPYQNPLIPIEDDSVNVQVQPKTHRHPQWNLLQRAAAMALDMAESALVSLELQHPLPKTADPHVQISGNFAPVPEQPVKQALPVTGTIPSCINGVYLRNGANPLFEPVAGHHFFDGDGMVHAVTIDNGNASYACRFTETQRFLQEKELGRPVFPKAIGELHGHSGIARLLLFYARGLFGLVDHKQGTGVANAGLVYFNNRLLAMSEDDLPYHLRISPSGDLETVGRYNFDDQLESTMIAHPKIDPFSKELFALSYDVIQKPYLKYFKFQPDGTKSPDVEIPLSMPTMMHDFAITENFVVIPNQQVLFKLQEMIFGGSPVIYDKNKKSSFGILSKNASDSKDIIWVESPDTFCFHLWNAWEEPESDEVVVIGSCMTPPDSIFNECDESLKSVLSEIRLNLKTGKSTRRPIISESEQVNLEAGMVNRNRLGRRTRYAYLAIAEPWPKVSGFAKIDLFTGEVKKYIYGDKKFGGEPFFLPRDDNCESAEDDGYIISFVHDENSWKSELQIVDAINLQLESSIKLPSRVPYGFHGTFIDAKSLINQA; from the coding sequence ATGGCTTCTTCCTCATGTAATTGTGCCAAACCCCAGATTTCCCATCCTCTTTCCTCTGCCTCCTCATCAACGGTACATTTGGGCCACTCTCCAACATCCATCTCCTGGAACAGTCGGCAGCCCAACAGAACCCACAATATCAGCATCATTCACTCTGCTTTGCACTCTCCTTCAGTCCTCCATTTCCCAAAACAACCCTACCAAAACCCCTTAATCCCCATAGAAGACGACTCTGTAAATGTACAAGTACAACCTAAAACCCACCGCCACCCACAGTGGAACCTCCTCCAAAGAGCTGCAGCCATGGCACTTGACATGGCTGAAAGCGCCTTGGTCTCACTTGAGCTTCAACACCCACTTCCTAAAACCGCAGACCCACATGTGCAAATCTCCGGAAACTTCGCTCCCGTCCCTGAACAGCCCGTCAAGCAGGCCCTTCCTGTCACCGGCACTATCCCTTCTTGCATCAACGGCGTGTATCTCCGCAATGGAGCCAACCCTTTGTTCGAGCCCGTTGCAGGTCACCACTTCTTCGATGGTGACGGCATGGTACACGCCGTTACCATTGATAATGGCAACGCCAGCTATGCTTGTCGTTTTACTGAGACACAAAGATTTTTACAAGAGAAAGAGTTGGGTCGCCCTGTTTTCCCTAAAGCAATCGGTGAATTACATGGCCACTCAGGGATTGCCAGACTCTTACTTTTCTATGCCAGAGGCCTTTTCGGCCTTGTTGATCACAAACAAGGCACTGGGGTAGCTAATGCGGGCTTAGTTTACTTCAATAATCGACTTCTAGCTATGTCCGAAGATGACCTTCCTTACCACTTGCGCATCAGTCCCTCGGGAGATTTGGAAACCGTTGGAAGATACAATTTTGATGATCAACTTGAATCTACAATGATTGCACACCCCAAAATCGATCCTTTTTCCAAAGAACTCTTTGCTTTGAGTTACGATGTTATCCAAAAGCCCTACTTAAAGTACTTCAAGTTTCAACCTGACGGCACAAAATCACCGGATGTCGAGATCCCTCTATCCATGCCAACCATGATGCATGATTTCGCCATCACCGAGAATTTCGTTGTGATCCCCAATCAGCAAGTGCTGTTCAAGCTGCAAGAAATGATCTTCGGTGGCTCGCCAGTAATTTACGATAAGAACAAGAAGTCTTCCTTCGGGATTCTTTCTAAAAATGCAAGTGATTCCAAGGATATAATATGGGTTGAATCCCCTGATACTTTCTGTTTTCATCTATGGAACGCTTGGGAAGAGCCGGAATCGGATGAAGTTGTAGTGATTGGTTCTTGTATGACACCTCCCGACTCTATTTTCAATGAATGTGATGAGAGTTTGAAAAGTGTGTTGTCCGAAATTAGGCTCAATTTGAAGACAGGTAAGTCCACACGTCGCCCAATAATCTCGGAATCGGAGCAAGTGAACTTGGAAGCTGGAATGGTGAATAGGAACCGGCTTGGAAGAAGAACACGGTATGCTTATCTTGCCATTGCTGAACCATGGCCAAAAGTGTCGGGATTTGCCAAGATTGATCTTTTTACTGGGGAGGTAAAAAAGTACATTTACGGCGATAAAAAATTTGGTGGGGAGCCGTTTTTCTTGCCTCGAGACGATAATTGTGAATCAGCTGAAGATGACGGTTATATTATTTCCTTTGTTCATGATGAAAATAGTTGGAAATCAGAACTCCAAATAGTAGACGCCATAAATTTACAACTTGAATCTTCGATTAAATTACCATCCAGGGTTCCATACGGGTTTCATGGAACGTTTATAGACGCCAAATCCTTGATCAATCAAGCTTAA